Sequence from the Mycosarcoma maydis chromosome 4, whole genome shotgun sequence genome:
CCAATGTCGAAGAGGCTGTCAAGGCTGAAGGCGGTGTCAAGCAGGAAGGCGGTGCCAACGCTTTGGGCAACAGCGCTCTGGGCAATAACTCGGCCGGTCGAACTACACCTGCGACCTCGGCTATGGGGAAAGCAGCGGGTGGTCGACCGGGCGGAGGCAGCGTCCACGCTGGCATGCCCATCTATCCCATCGAGGGTCTCTCGCCTTACCAGAACCGCTGGACGATCAAGGCTCGTGTTACCTCCAAGTCCGACATCCGCCACTGGTCCAACCAGCGTGGCGAAGGCAAGCTTTTCTCGGtcaacttgctcgacgacagCGGTGAGATCAAGGCAACTGGCTTCAACGATGCCGTTGACCGCTTCTACCCGCTGCTGCAAGAGAATCACGTCTACCTCATCTCCAAGGCGCGCGTCAACATTGCCAAGAAACAGTTCAGCAACCTGCAAAACGAGTACGAGATCACGTTTGAAAACtcgaccgagatcgaggagtGCACCGACGCCACGGACGTTCCCGAGGTCAAGTACGAGTTTGTGCGCATCAACGAGCTGGAAAGCGTCGAGGCCAACCAGACGTGCGATGTGATCGGTATTCTGGACAGCTACggcgagctgagcgagatTGTATCCAAAGCATCGCAGCGACCCGTGCAGAAGCGAGAGTTGACGCTCGTGGATCAAGGCAACAGGAGTGTGAAACTGACACTGTGGGGTAAAACCGCCGAGACGTTCCCGACCAATGCAGGCGTGGACGAAAAGCCGGTATTGGCATTCAAGGGCGTCAAAGTGGGCGATTTCGGTGGACGCTCTTTGAGCATgttttcgagctcgacgatgctgatcaACCCGGACATTACCGAGTCGCACGTGCTTCGAGGATGGTACGACAACGACGGAGCTCACGCTCAGTTCCAGCCTTACACCAATGGCGGCGTGGGCGGCGGAGCGAtgggcggcggcggtgcaGGTGCCAACATGGCCGAACGACGTACGATTGTTCAAGTCAAGGACGAAAATCTGGGCATGTCGGAAAAACCCGACTACTTCAACGTGCGCGCCACAGTGGTGTACATCAAGCAGGAGAACCTGTACTACACAGCGTGCGCTTCGGAGGGCTGCAACAAGAAAGTGAATCTGGACCACGAGAACAACTGGCGCTGCGAGAAATGCGATCGCTCGTACGCCACGCCCGAGTACCGCTACATCCTCTCCACCAACGTCGCCGATGCTACCGGCCAGATGTGGCTGTCGGGCTTCAACGAGGATGCGACGCAGCTGATCGGCATGTCGGCAGGCGAACTGCACAAATTGCGCGAAGAGAGCGAGTCAGAGTTCAGCGCGGCGCTCCACCGGGCTGCCAACAGAATGTACATGTTCAACTGCAGAGCAAAGATGGACACGTTCAACGATACCGCTCGCGTAAGATACACGATCAGCCGTGCAGCGCCCGTGGATTTCGCCAAAGCGGGCATGGAGTTGGTGGATGCGATCAGAGCCTATATGTAAAGCGGGCGCATGGTTCACATCATAGTTCGCTTCTTTGCGCTTTTCACATGTAATGTAATCGATTGAGGAGCGTGGCTAAGATATCGTGCATCTTGggatttgtgatttggTGTTCTACGTTGTCTTGCGTTTCGTTTCTGGAGTCGGGGGTGGATATTGACCGGGTGGCGTCTAGCGTGTTTGGGATGGTCGTACTTGGCTGAACTTGACGTTGAGCCGTGAGGTCGGCTTGGCTTGTGTGCGACGAAGCACGGTGAGgtggcattcgtgattcggaCACTAGAACGCAGCGAACAGATCGGCGAGGTCGTCGACCTGCTGTTTGCGCTGACTCGTCAGGGTGGAATCGATGCTCGTCCATTGCTGGACAAAGTCGGCGCGTGCGATTTGTTCGCAGCTGAATTCGGCTAGCAGATCGCgcttgctgagcagcaCGTCTTGGTACGACTGGGCGTGTGCAACGCCGTGCAGAGACGCGTCAGGGTCAGTATGGAGCGTAAAAATCGTAAGCAGGACGAGTATcaaagaggaggaggtcgCCAAAACAAGAATGGAGGAGCGGATGATTGTGAAAGACGATGTTGCACTTACGTAGAAAAGCTCCGAGATATCGTCGAGTGCCTGCTTTGGATTCCAACTGGCAAAGACACCTGGGACGCACTGGTCGGTCTCGGCTTGGCGATCGAGCATATCCAGGAGATGCGGAATATCGTCGTAGATACAGCGCAGCATGGCGCTGACCACGTCTTCGCATCTGTCCAATGTGGTACGCAGATCGGTCAGTGTATCGTCTAATGTGGCGGACGCATCGCCGCTGGCACGTTCGGTGAGACGCATGCACGCGCTCAAGAAGATACTGTCGAATCGCTGCGCCAGTTGATCACACCGATGAACCAGCGTCACTACAGGTTGCACCGTAGACGCCATCCTGTTCGCAGTCACCGTAGATTCGCCAATATCGCCCACGTCAGTTGAGATCTCGCATCCACCTGATGGTGGTCAGAACGTGATCCCCGAATCCCCCCCAACCACGCATTTTCCGAATTCGCGCTCCCTCCACACTCACATCCCCCCCCGCCGCTCCGCGCTTCAACTAACCGTGCCACACGCGCACCGCCACCGCGACGCACATCTTGGTGcgataatcgtgaatggattTCTTCCAACTCCTCACTCCTCCACACCGCCAAACCACGACTTTCACTCACAGACTCTGTGCTCACTCTGACTCGTGACCACGGACTGTCgctcgcattcacgattcgtgatttcaaCGACATCGTTTGCGtccaagcaccaagcacaagcCAAACTCTCCAATCAAACAAATCGCATTGCGTATACAGGACAAGTATGGCTGTGCAGCGAGCGTCGCTAAGCGGTCGATCAGAACAGCGTCAAGCGATGCCGATCAGCGAGTTCAAATAATCATCTGCGGCTGCCTGAACCGCATCCACCTCCAACGCCGCCGTATCCCACCCACCCTGCTCGCCGTCTTTGCCACCAGATACAGcgccgctgctcaacatTCTAGCGCCCATCGCTTCCAATTTCGCCTTGGCCTCTTCGTCCACTcctgccgccgccgacCCCGCAGTGGCGGTGGCAATGTTGACCAAAATACGAGCGAGGTTGGTAATACCGGCGATCATTTCTGTTCTTGCTACCATTAGCGTTCTTTCGCCCGCTTTGGCTTTCGAGGTGAAACAGGATGCCGTGGCGGAGCGGAGCGACAGCAACGAGTTGATTCCAGATGCAAGCGTAGCAAGTCTAGAAGCATACCGTTCGGCCTTTTCCAGTGCCAAATCGCGCGTAGCGCGATCAGAGAGCAAAGCGGCTAGACCAGGGATCTCGCGTGAGGCGGCTACGTAGTCGATGTACAGCGCTGCTCCATCCGCCCAGCCGGCAACCTCGTCCGCTGGATCTCCACTCACTTCCAGGTAGAAGGGCGAAAAGAGAACAGAGACGAGCTCGTGATCTCCCCTGATGATGGCTTCTGGCGCCAAATCAAGTACAGCAACGTTGTGCGCTGCCGTCCAATTGTTCGCCTTGAGAAGCAGTTGGTACTCGCTGTACCGATCGTCTCGCGCACGTGCCTCGTACGATTTCGCTTCGTACAACCACGATTCGGGGATCAGCAGTCGCTCGCACAAGAAGCCGCGCTCGCTGTTGAGTTTGGCTACATTACGCGAAAGCAGTGCTTTAATCGCAGCTTGCCTGCTCTCGCCCAGCTCCAGATGCAACAGCACAAAGGCAGACCACTTCCAAAGTCCCATAAGCTCAAGCTGGGTGGCGTACGAAGACGCTAGCATGTCTGCCCGTGCAGAGTTGCCCTGCACCGCCTTGGACTTGGCTACTTGACTGTTGAGCATGACACCGTCACTgtcttggtcgtcttgCATGCCGtcgtcaccatcatcgacaagaCCGAGCTCGATTCGGTCGCCAAAGTCACGTCGTTGCAGCACGCGCGAGAGCAGATTGTACAAGTGCCAGGGCAGTCGCGCATCCATGTTGGACGCGCCAAACGCACAAGCATTAAGTGCTGGTTCCAAGCCATACGTCGGGTCCACGTACAGCTTCAGTAGCTCGAACAAGGCATCTCGGTCGTAGCCTCCAGCtttctgcagcagctgacgcAGACGCGTCGCACCCACACTCGAACTCTCGCGGTACCAAGGCAGAGGTGGCGCGATGCCTGCGTTCGTAGACGCCGAAGGCGCCACTTGCGCTTCATATCGTTCAAAAGAGTGCTCTAGTGGTGCTTCGTACGCCGACTCGTACCAGAGGAACAAGCCAAACGCGCGCTTCCAATCGAGTCCTTCGCAGATAGGCAGATCGCTCACCTGGTCGATGGGATCTTTGGTTGTTCGCGAGTCGGTGCCTTTCGACACGAGTACGTTGCCCGACAACAGCTCGTACACGCGGCGGTGGTCGCGAGTAATGTGGGCATCCACTCCCTCCTTACGCCAAATCAGCAGCTGTTCGCTAATTTCGGCTCGCACCTCTTCGTCACCACCTGCCTGTGCGATCAGCGTCGCCAGGCGCAGGTCGCCGGCATCCAGCGCAGCATTGACAGCGCGTTCAACCTGGTTGCCGCTCAGCAAGCTAAACAGCAAGGCCGCGCGTCGAGAAGCGGCGATGTGCGAACGTGCTTCCGTCTCAACCGCGCCAGCCACGGTGTGACGCAGCCAGTCGGACACCGCTGCTTTGCGACGCATGCTCCGGATGCGGTCAGCTGTCGCTGTCGGCGCGCCCTCGGGAATATGCAgcttgatctcgtcaaAGAGCGCAACGCCCAGTCGCCACAAGCTCGCCTCGAAGCTGCGATCCTTGTGTTCGAATGACGAGGCAAAGTGCCGAAAGCGCGTGGCAAAGTTGGTATGGGCGGTCGGAATGccgtcatcgtcgagctcgataTTGGTGTGTTCGAGTTGTacgccgagcagcttctcAGCCTTGATGGCTTCTTCTGCGGTGGTCTCGGCATCCCTGAAGAGCTTGACCTTCTCCAGAACAAGTGTCGAAGTGTTTGCTGACGCCGCTGCATCGGTCTCCATcctggcagcagccgacgAACTCACGGACCCAAAGTTGCCACCTCCAACGATCCTGCCGTTGTGCACCAAAGTGCCGTCAGGTCCCCATCCCACTCGAAAACTGCGTCCGAGCGACATGCCGGcatcgagcgtctcgccaTCCGCGGCCACGGCATCCGATTTGGCCAcatcgagcttgcgcagcttctTTGCTGGCTGTTGCACCTCTTGCACTGTCGCTTTTCGAGGCTCAGGGGGGTGAGACTCGATCTTGCGGTCTTTAGCCGTCAGAGGCTGTGGATCGGCAGGCTTGTCGAGTGAGGCGACCGATGGCCGAAGATTGAGCGTTCTTTTGTGGCTCAGGCTGGCTCCCATTGGTTTGTCAGGAACGACAGCAGCGGAAGCTGATTTACTGTCGTCTTGCCCAAAAAAACTCGCCTGCATCACCTGCACACGTCGCGCCTCGGCGGCGTTACCCACCGGTGTCATGGCTCGCGACGGCGTTGCGCTGCCATCACGCTCTCGACCGGCGACACTGGAGGAAGGGGTCCActggcgctgctgacgacgcttggcagcagcaaccgcaGCTGCCGCAGCTTGGTTCGCGCCGTCGTCCGAATCCAtatcgccatcgtcgagcgtCCGCAATGGAGGCGGtgcatcatcatcgtcgtaatcgtctgcatcgctcgAGCCATCATCCGAGAGGCCGTCTTGATCCATGGTCATCGGAGCAAGACGCTTGCTGGCAGGGCGGTTGGCGCTCGTGCCACTACTCCCcttggcggcagcagcagcggcctGCTTGGCACCAGCGCCGGCATCGGCAccttcttcgtcctcgtccgagtcgtccAGCCCGTAACGACTGAAATGCTTGACCTTGAAAGTCCACGTGCCGGACTCGGGCTCGAAATCGACAAACTCGGTCTCAGGCTTgttcttgagcttgttgatcaTCTGCTTGACGCGAGGATGCTCAGCATCTTTGATCGGCTCGCGCGTAGCGCGATCGGCAGGCCAGCACGCCTCAAGGCTGACGCGAGCAGGTACATTGAGTCCCGTGCCCTGCTTAGCCTTGGCTCCGGGCAAGAAGTTGCGCTTGGCTCCATCCTTGGGATTACGCGGGTCATAGTCGTCCTCCTCAGGGTAGACGACGACCTCCTTGAGTCGAATCTGGACGATGCCGCCCACAATATCATTGAGATCTTCGATTGATGTGAGATCAACGGGTTCGAGGAACTCGATCTGACCGACACCTTTGCGACCGACAATAAAGTTGTGCACAGCAGCTAGCTCGTTGTAATTGGCGGTGCGCAGAGCGGAAAGCGAGGGTTCGGTGTAGTATTCGCCCACCTTACCGGACGAAGGAGCAGATCCGTTGGTGGCGGCAGCGTTCATGCTAGTGGGTGCAGCAAAGGACGACTCGAGGTCGCGACCCTGGCGCGGCGCACcagccttggcagcagcagccgaaaCGATTTTAAGCGGGGTATCTTCCATGATACTAGAAGAAGAGGCTCCACCCAAAAAGTTGCCGCGACGCGAGGGAAGCGAAGAGGCAAAGGAAAGATCTCCTCCACCTGGACGCACGGATTCCgcacgctgctcaaggGCAGGGCTGAACGTGACACGCGAAGCCGAAGTGGGCTGAACAGTGCCACTGCGGAAAGCTGAAGCTCCAAGCGAGCCGACCGCTGGGCTGCTACCAGAGTCGAAGTGAGGCACACTGCCGCTGCGACCGATGCGCGAGACCGAGAAGCTGTTTTCGCCCGCATCGTCCAATACCAAACGCTTGGCTGAGGGCCGCGAAACGAACGCCTGCGAGGACAGCGGCTGGCTGTACTCGTCGCTCAAGCCTTTGAAAAGAGCAGGCGAGCCGGCCCGTCCTGGCGTACCGAAGCGAGCATGAGCGCCAGGCGTGCCCTCTCGAAAAGAGCCAGGGGTACCTTCGCGGACAAAGCTGGAGCTGCCGAGACCGGAAGCACCGGGTGTCGAGCCACGCAGACGGTTGATCTTGTTGGCCCCACGAGGGCTGGAGCGGAAGGGCGTAGTGAGAGGCGGCTTGTTCTTGGGTGCCACGTTGAAGGGCAGCGAAGCTCCGTTAGCTGTCGAGCCGCCAGCTGTGCCGTTGATCGGGTTGGACGCGAACAGGCTGTCGGTGCCATAGGGGTTCGAGTCGAGTGATGCCTGAACCGTaggttgctgctgctggtttTGCGAAAACCCGGGCTGTTGCTGGTTCTGCTGCGACTGACCAAACAGACCGCCCGAAGCTTGTTGATTCTGCCCACCACCGAGACCGCCAAAGAGATTGCCACCAGTGCTGTTCTGGGTGGAGTTGCCAAAGAGACCACCGGCCGTGTTGGACGTGCCCGCGTTGCCGAAAAGCGACGAACCGCCCGCACTGCTGTTACCACCAAAGAGGCCTCCACCGGTAGCACCTGAGGAGTTCTGGTTCGATTGACCGAAGAGACCGCCGCTGGTGTTGCTCTGCGTCTGACCAAAGCCGGTTCCAAGACCACCGGcgccttgctgctggttgTTTTGCTGATTATTGCTGCCAAAGAGCGAAGATCCGCCACCTGCGCCGAAGGAGAAGCCGCCAGTGGCAGGCTTGTTGGCGGTGCTGCCAAACAGTCCTCCACCTGTCGATGTGCCAGCACCAAATCCAGTGCTGCCCTGCTGACCGGTCTGGGTGCCGGTGCTGCCAAAGAGACCGCCAGTGGCTGACTGTGTACCCGTCTGACCCGCAGGCTTGGCTCCGAAAAGACCACCACCAAAGCCAGCAGTGGAGCCCGTCTGACCCGACTGATTCTGATTATTGTTGGCGCCGAAGCTGAAGCCTCCCGTCGTACCGGCGGCGCCGCCTGAGGCTGTGTTGGTGCTACCAAAGAGACCACCGGTGCTGGGCTGAGTTGTGCTCGCCCCGCCGAAAAGGCCACCAGTGGCAGTAGGAGCCGTGGTGGTGCCGGTTCCAGCGGCAGAAGTAGCGCCAAAtcctccacctccacctgcgccaaagccaaaggTGGGCTTGCTTTGCGTGGCTGCGCTATTATTGGCGCCAAAGCCACCAAATGTCGAGGTAGCGCCGGCTGTCTGACCGGGTTGGCTGGTGGTAGCGCCAAACAGGCCACCGGTTGCAGGCTTCTGGCCGAAAGAAAAGCCGCCAGTGGTGCCGGTGGTGCCAGCACCAAAGCCGGTGGCCGTTTGCGATTGTTGCtggttgctgttggcgccaaagccaaagccggTCTGGCCGGGCTGggtggtggaagcgccGAAGCCGAATGAAGGCTTGTTCTGTTGTtggttgttgttgttgttgttgttggcTCCAAAGGTGAAACCAGTGTTAGCAGCAGGCTGCTGAGGTTGCGAGCCAAATGAaaaggaggaagagggctgttgttgctgctgcggttgACCAAAGAGGCTGGCGGTCTGTGGCTGGTTCTGCTGTTGACCAAAAAGACCACCTGTCGAGGTCGAAGCACCAAAGCCGGTAGTGGCAGGCTTTGCGCCAAAGAGGCCGCCGgattgctgctgattgTTTTGTTGTCCAAAGAGGCCACCgggttgctgctgctgttgaggCTGGCCAAAGAGACCGCCTGTAGTGCCAGTGGAAGGCGTAGCACCAAAGCCAGTggactgctgctgaggtTGACCGAAGGCGCCGGTGGAGGTGTTGGTAGcaccaaagccaaagccagtCGAGGGCGCAGCCGTGGCACCTGGACCGGTGTTGCCCTTGGAACGACCTTGCTGGTAGTCCATGAGACGAAGCTCTTCGATGCTGTGGTGGCCGTAAGCTGGCATGACAGTGATGGCTTGCTGAACGTCCCAATTTTTGCGGTCCTTGATGGGCTCGCTAGGGGTCAAGTCTTCACGGACCGGATCATATGGGACGGTGGCAGTGCCTTGGGTGATTTGAGCAGGAACAGCGCCTGCACCGGGCTGACCAAAGGCGCCTGTCGTGGCGCCGAAGCCGCCAGCAgctggctgttgctgctgctgtactCCGAAAAGACCACCGGTAGCGGGATTGGTAGAGCCGAACGTGgacgagccaaagccaCCGGCGGCgggctgctgctgttgctgttgattTGGGGTCGAGCCAAAGGTGAAAGAGCTGGTGGATGTGTTGTTCGCAGGTGCACCGAAACCGCCAAAGCCAGTGGCTCCAGCGGGGCGAGCGCCGAACGCGCCAGTTGTGGAAGCATTGTTGTTGGAGGCACCAAAACCGCCAAAGGATGGATTTTGTGCTTGCGATGGCTGTTGCCCAAAGAGACCGCCGCCGGTctgcgctgctggctgAGCTGCACCAAAGCCGCCTGTAGATCCGAAGCCTGCGCGATCACGACACATTAGACAGAGGAAACATGGTGTTTAGCATAGTTTACTCATATTGACGCGTTATagctcagcagcacttACCTGTTGAGGCGCCAAAGCCAGTCTGAGCGGGGGTAGTAGGTTGCTGTGTTTGACCAAAGAGACCACCAGCtggctgttgttgctgctgctgctgctgctgctgctgctgctgattgTTCTGTTGGCCGAAGCCACCAAAGCCACTAGAACCAAACATGTTGAGGGTCACCTAGCGTTCTACTTTGCTCTACTTTGAACTGGACCGATCACTATGGCGGAGATGCGAAACgcggatcgagcagctgcggtGTTGTGAATCCAGGCGTGGCCGAGGCGGATGGGCGCTCGCGCTCTCGAAGGATGGAAGTGGCAGCTGGTTACAGGGCAAGGTGCGTAGGTCCCACAAAGGGAGCGCAATAGGGTGGATGAGAAGCGAGACAGAggttgatggtgatggtgatctGGTTGGACCAAAACGTGAACAGATTCGCGATCGACTCTTACACAGAAATCCACTCGCGAAGTGACGAATGCGAAGGTCagtgctctgctctgctctgctctgctgtTTCCCTCTTTCCTTTTCTGCGGCTGTGGGTCCTTTCTTTCAAGTCACACggcacaatcgtgaattttcGATTTTCTCTGCTTTCCTCTCTTTATCCAAGACAgagagtcacaagtcacgagtactGTGAGAAAGAAgatcacagtcacgagcggACACAATAATCACGACTACTTTTCAATTTCGTGTTGACTCTCTCCCCGATCTTCGCAGAGCTGTATCCTCCCCGATATGCGTCGCTGTTCACGGCTCAACGCGATCACCTCGGGCTGAATCTCGGATGTCGGGCAACGCTCCCCTGCTTGGCCCGTCCAAAGTGGAGCTACTATGTACACGGCATTTGGCCTTGCTCCTCGTCTCCCCAACCTCACTCGATCCTTTTTGTCATCATGTCGAAATCTACAGCagccgcttccaccgcgAGTGGTGGCATCGCAAATGGTGTTGGACCCAGTCGTCGAACCTGGGACAAAGATGACTTTACTCGCAAAGCCATGTCGCGCGAAAAGCGACAGGCCGAACTGGATGCAGTCAACTCGGAACGACGCTCCCAAGGCTTACCACCTCTCAAGAGACTGAAATCCAACGCACCCGAACCCGAGCTCGccatgcagcagcgtcgtgcTCCGCTCGGACTCGAACGTAATCAAGGCAAAACCGTCATGGTTGATCTCACAGCCGATTCGGCTAAAGGTCAAACGGGGCCTGGCTTTTACTGTGAAACGTGTCgaaagctgctcaaggacaATCTGGCGTATTTAGATCACATCAACGGCAGATACCATCTGATGAGGATCGGCCAGAGTACGCAACAGGATAGAGCCACTTTGCAAGAGGTGGAGCAAATGTTGGACGAATTGAGAAGCAAGCACGCCGCTGACGCTGAacgtggtggtggtggtaaAGCGACGGCAAGCGCATCGTACGATTTCGATCAGCGAATCCAACAGATTGCCGAACAAGAACAGAAAGCACGAGAAGAAAAACGAGAAAAGAGACGCTTGCGCAAGCAGCAATCGAAAACGTCAATATCCACCACTCATGCTCATCCGATaccaacaacagcagcagccgagcaagaCAATTCCGCCGAAACTGCAATGATGGCTGCTATGGGCTTCGGCGGCTTCGGATCAACCAAGAAGCGCTAATTCTGTCTGTTGTATGCAGCCATTCTCCTGCGGCTCTCCTGCGCGTCAAGATACCACTGCATGGTTGCGCCCAGCGCGCGTGGCCTTGCCGTTTTCACTGTATACCCTCACGCCTGTACCACTACCGTTGTACGACGAATCTGATCGAGCGTCAGACCTCGATTGCACACGCTAATCATGAGAGACGCAATACATTTCTAACCAAGATAACATCTCTTAGGCCCAAGCGAGAGTAAGCAAGAACTTATCCTCGCCCACCTCCTGTTGCTCCTGCATGATCACCTTGGCCTGTGCGGGCTTTTCCGATTCAGGCAAAGGCTTTCTACGCAACGCCTTGATGAAGGTCTCGCTCTGACTGTCGAAGCacgacgccaacgcctgACCCATGCCGGTTTCGAACGAGTAGAAAGCATCCACTTCGTCCGTGGCCACCAAGCCAGCTTTCTTGCGCAGACGCTGAATGCGGTTAACGACCTCACGCGCCGTTCCTTCGGAGACCAACTCGGCTCGCTGCTGAacatcgagcagcaccaccacatTGCCGTCCGTGTTGGACTCAAACGTTCCTTCGACATCCTTGGTCTCGACATAGCGGATCACACGCAGATCTCCTTCGACGAGATCCACACCGGCGACGTTGAGCTTACCCGTTTCGCGATATGTCTTGGCATCGGCCGAGGTAACGCTCTCCAACCCCTTGCGAACTTTGCCCACATccttgcgcagcttgcgTCCCAGAACAGGCCAGTCGGCAAACAGCTTGAATCGCACACCGCACTTGGCCTCGTCGGAAGAAAGCGTAAGATCGCGCACGTTGAGCTCTTCGCGGATGTAGTCGCCAAGCGATTCGACGTCGTTCAGGTACTCGGGGTCGGTGTGGAACACGACCAGTTCCTTGAGCGGTACACGGATGGGTAGGTTCGAGTTGACACGGATCACTCGTCCTAGCTCGACCACTGACTGAAGTGCCTTGAATTGTCGCTGGATCACAGGGTCAAAGTACGACTCGTTGACGGTAGGGAACGACAGGAAGTGGACACTGCGGTAGTCCTGCTTGTCGTCAGAAGCCTGTGGTGGCAAGAATTTGCGCAGACCTTGGTACAGGTTCTCGGTCAAGAACGGTGTGAACGACGACAAGGTGCGGCAGAGCGTGAACAGTGTCTCGAACAGCGAGTTGAGGGCAGCCTGGGTATCCTCGATGCCATTCTCGCCTTTCAAACGACGACGGTTAAAGCGAATATACCAGTTGGTGAGTTCATCGATCAGCTCACCCAATCGCGGCACCACCGTGTAGAGGCGGTATGCGGCCATCTCTTCGCTGATGAGCTTGATGAGCGACTGGCAACGCGCAAGAATCCATCGGTCCATGACGTTGCTCGACATGTTTGAATTGTTGGCATAGACAAACTTGACGCCGTTGTCCTTTTCAAAGAGGTTGACGGAGCCCAGGAAGAAGCGGAACGAGTTGAGCCAGGGCAAAAACGTGGAAGCGACGACCTCCTTGACGCCTTCCTCCTTGAAACGCAGGTTCTCGGCACGTACAACGGGCGAGTTGATGAGGTAGAGTCGGATCGCATCGGCACCGTACTGGTTGATGAGCAAGTTGGGGTCCGGGTAGTTACGCAGCGACTTGCTCATCTTCTTGCCATCGGCGGCCAACACGAGACCGCTCACAATCAGATTCTTCCAGGGCGCTGTGTCGAAAAGGTGAGTGGCCAAGATGAGGAGCGTGTAGAACCAACCTCGGGTTTGGTCAAGACCCTCGGAGATGAAATCGGCGGGGAACGACCTTTCGAACTTGTCCTTGTTCTCAAAGGGGTAGTGAGCCTGAGCGTAGGGCATGGAACCGGACTCGAACCAGCAATCAAAGACCTCTTCGACACGCTTGAGCTGACCTTTGCCCTGCTGCGAAGGGATGGTGATGTGGTCGATCTTATCCTTGTGAAGGTCGGTGATGCCAGTGACTCCGGACAactcttcgagctcttggACCGAGCCGACGCAGACAATCTCTTCCATGTCTTCGCTGGCCCACAAGGGGATCGGAGTTCCCCAGTATCGGTTTCTGGATATGTTCCAGTCACGCGCGTTGGCGATCCAGCTGCCGAAACGACCCTCGCCGACATGGCCGGGCACCCAGCGCGTGGCATTGTTGTTTTTGACGAGCTTTTCGATGGCAGGCTCGACACGCACGAACCACGAAGGGATGGCCTTGTAGATGAGCGGAGTTCCCGAACGCCAGCAGAAGGGGTACTGATGGCTCAAGGTAGCCTGTACGATCAGACGGCCACGCGCCTTGAGGTCTTTTTGGATAGCCTTGTCAGCCTCTTTGACGTGGATGCCCTGGTAGTCGGACACATCGGCTGTGTATCGACCGGAGCCGTCGACGGGGTTGGGGGGAGTCTCGTCACGGGTGATGACGCCGTGGGCGATAGCGACGCGGTGATCGTCGTCACCAAATGCGGGGGCTTGGTGTACGATACCGGTGCCGGCGTCCGAGGTAACGTAGGTATCCGACAAGACACGGAAGGCGCGGTCCTTGAAGCGTTGGTAGAAGTAAGGAAAGATGGGCTCGTACTTCTTGCCGACGAGATCTTTGCCCTTGTAGGTTTCCAACCTTT
This genomic interval carries:
- a CDS encoding putative Replication factor-A protein 1 — translated: MSLNDLSQGAIAQMIQTSDPASSSVQNPVCQILSIKKIQASATSAANVGDRYRIILSDGINYAQAMLASQKRSMVESGELEKNCLVRVTQFASNSVQNRRILILLDLDVVHKPTEDRLGHPTNVEEAVKAEGGVKQEGGANALGNSALGNNSAGRTTPATSAMGKAAGGRPGGGSVHAGMPIYPIEGLSPYQNRWTIKARVTSKSDIRHWSNQRGEGKLFSVNLLDDSGEIKATGFNDAVDRFYPLLQENHVYLISKARVNIAKKQFSNLQNEYEITFENSTEIEECTDATDVPEVKYEFVRINELESVEANQTCDVIGILDSYGELSEIVSKASQRPVQKRELTLVDQGNRSVKLTLWGKTAETFPTNAGVDEKPVLAFKGVKVGDFGGRSLSMFSSSTMLINPDITESHVLRGWYDNDGAHAQFQPYTNGGVGGGAMGGGGAGANMAERRTIVQVKDENLGMSEKPDYFNVRATVVYIKQENLYYTACASEGCNKKVNLDHENNWRCEKCDRSYATPEYRYILSTNVADATGQMWLSGFNEDATQLIGMSAGELHKLREESESEFSAALHRAANRMYMFNCRAKMDTFNDTARVRYTISRAAPVDFAKAGMELVDAIRAYM